In a single window of the Leptospira wolffii serovar Khorat str. Khorat-H2 genome:
- the batC gene encoding TPR repeat-containing protein BatC, protein MDPGGNRIQEGRNSYESGDYQGALEKYKEAEPYFPEDPRLDFNRGSSKYKSGDLDGAIRHFEKSADSKDPKVRAMSHFNLGNAYLKLGDRKKAAEHYLRSLKEDPNLESARKNLEWLRKMPPPQNGKNPQENEKSESGKGEQIKPGLSTEDRNSSRKGEKGQVGKDSKSKNKSKAEEELDRIMESMDLDSVRRKSPGSRSREVFW, encoded by the coding sequence ACGAAAGCGGAGACTACCAGGGTGCCTTGGAAAAATATAAGGAAGCTGAACCTTATTTTCCCGAGGATCCGCGATTGGATTTCAATCGAGGTTCTTCGAAATATAAATCGGGAGATCTGGACGGTGCGATCCGTCATTTCGAGAAAAGTGCCGACTCCAAAGACCCTAAAGTTCGGGCCATGTCCCATTTTAATCTCGGAAACGCCTATCTGAAATTAGGCGACCGAAAGAAGGCCGCGGAGCATTATCTTCGTTCCTTGAAAGAAGATCCGAATTTGGAATCAGCCAGGAAGAATTTGGAATGGCTCCGAAAAATGCCTCCTCCACAAAACGGAAAAAACCCCCAGGAAAATGAAAAGTCGGAAAGTGGCAAAGGAGAACAAATCAAGCCGGGTCTCTCCACGGAAGATCGCAATTCTTCCCGCAAAGGTGAGAAGGGACAGGTCGGTAAAGATTCCAAGTCTAAGAATAAATCCAAGGCCGAAGAGGAATTGGATAGAATCATGGAATCCATGGACTTGGATTCCGTAAGGCGCAAGAGTCCCGGATCGAGAAGCCGAGAGGTGTTTTGGTGA
- a CDS encoding BatD family protein, translating to MKIRVFIILFFLFSIADLFAGDPKFYLSQTRAELGEPVFVIVEAEGSAEVRVIEKEFQGHGIRAVYWGMEDSTTIVNFKAYRKKLLKYRLVVSAPGKYSVPEVAVDVEGKRYGASGLMVEFGPRRAATRNPNSIWNRFFSTEDTQGPADGDLKVVFQLDKKEVWVGEPVLGFFALYYRNAIRPYFDRDPSSSIEFPYFRSEVIAGVGLTIPESVIYEGVQYDTSPYNKEFFVLTPLKRGEFSLGSTGFHLEGQLQSYFHMRTVKTIPGRIQVRDLPLPSPPSFGGAVGKFEMTLEDIPRETSLGDPFQFRLVLRGKGNLSSIKDPLRLSCPERDCYPDITFLQLRPQKEFKELDPGEYGFYLNHSFSYSVLPKAEGTWQESDLKFSYFDPKSGKYTDVSVRFPPVHVGPPRPKSNLPESEKSSGVSYGYVWILTLGIFAGALGFFLTVYWKGKFAAERLLKRLDLWIGSKRGFVLKHSALSRGLSEEEASLIAGWKSEDIPLTETYKRLGPASKTALLKIADRLMLNVKEDETR from the coding sequence GTGAAAATCAGAGTTTTTATCATTCTATTTTTCTTATTCTCGATAGCGGATCTATTTGCGGGGGACCCGAAATTCTATCTTAGCCAAACCAGAGCGGAGTTGGGAGAACCCGTTTTCGTAATCGTAGAAGCCGAGGGCTCCGCCGAAGTCAGAGTGATAGAGAAGGAATTCCAAGGGCATGGAATACGCGCGGTATACTGGGGCATGGAAGATAGCACCACTATCGTCAACTTCAAGGCGTATCGAAAAAAGCTACTGAAGTATAGATTGGTCGTATCCGCTCCGGGTAAATACTCCGTGCCTGAAGTAGCGGTGGATGTGGAGGGTAAAAGATACGGGGCCAGCGGCTTGATGGTGGAATTCGGGCCCCGGCGAGCGGCCACACGAAATCCGAATTCGATTTGGAATCGTTTCTTTTCCACGGAAGATACCCAGGGTCCTGCCGACGGGGACTTGAAAGTGGTTTTCCAACTGGACAAAAAGGAAGTTTGGGTAGGAGAGCCGGTTCTGGGCTTCTTTGCATTATATTATAGAAATGCAATACGTCCTTATTTCGATCGGGATCCCTCCAGTTCCATAGAATTTCCCTATTTCCGAAGCGAAGTGATTGCGGGAGTGGGGCTTACGATACCGGAGTCCGTAATATACGAAGGAGTGCAATACGATACGTCTCCTTATAATAAGGAATTCTTCGTCCTCACTCCACTCAAAAGGGGAGAATTCTCCCTAGGATCCACCGGTTTTCATTTAGAGGGACAATTACAATCGTACTTTCATATGAGAACTGTCAAAACGATTCCGGGTAGAATACAAGTCCGGGATCTTCCTCTTCCTTCTCCTCCGAGCTTCGGAGGCGCTGTAGGCAAATTCGAAATGACTTTGGAGGATATCCCGAGGGAAACGAGCCTGGGAGATCCTTTTCAATTCCGACTCGTTCTTCGCGGAAAAGGAAATCTATCCTCTATCAAGGATCCGTTACGTTTGTCCTGTCCTGAACGGGATTGTTATCCGGATATCACATTCTTACAACTCCGTCCCCAAAAGGAATTCAAGGAATTGGATCCGGGAGAATACGGTTTTTATTTGAATCATTCTTTTTCTTACTCGGTTCTTCCGAAGGCGGAGGGAACCTGGCAGGAGTCGGACCTGAAATTCTCCTATTTCGATCCGAAGTCCGGGAAATATACCGATGTCTCGGTTCGATTTCCTCCGGTGCATGTAGGACCTCCTCGCCCTAAATCGAATCTTCCCGAATCGGAGAAAAGTTCGGGCGTGAGTTACGGATACGTATGGATTCTGACTTTGGGGATTTTTGCGGGGGCTCTGGGATTTTTCTTAACCGTATATTGGAAAGGTAAGTTTGCGGCGGAAAGATTATTGAAACGCTTGGATCTTTGGATCGGCTCCAAAAGGGGTTTTGTTTTGAAGCATTCCGCGCTTTCCCGGGGACTATCGGAGGAGGAGGCGAGCCTGATTGCCGGTTGGAAGTCGGAGGATATTCCACTTACGGAAACGTATAAAAGACTAGGCCCCGCTTCTAAGACTGCTTTATTGAAGATCGCAGATCGATTAATGCTAAACGTAAAGGAGGATGAAACTCGATGA
- the htpG gene encoding molecular chaperone HtpG: MSEEVKGKISVETENIFPIIKKWLYSEKDIFLRELVSNACDAIAKLKKISLSEEFEGGTDYRIDLDFDQKERTLTIRDNGIGMSEEEVNKYINQIAFSGAEEFVKQYQSEGDKPEIIGHFGLGFYSSFMVSSKVRIETKSYRKGSQGVVWESESGTEFSLKAGDKSDRGTRITLFMDSDSGEYLDAWKLKELVRKYCDFLPVPIYVKEEQANKQTPLWSEQPSSVKKEQYQEFYSYLFPFAGEPLFHVHLNVDYPFRLQGILYFPRLKHELDANRMGIKLYCNHVFVSDEAKELVPQFLTVLQGTLDIPDLPLNVSRSYLQNDPLVKKISGHIVKKVSDKLQEEFKKNPEEFRKNWDEISLFVKYGLMTDEKFYESAKDLIFFRSSDGELTKLEDYLERNKEKNAGKIYYANEAELSSVYMDLLKSQGLEALLVDSRIDNHFLQFLESKNADWVFQRVDSELADQVLDKEASPDLADSQNQTVEEKLKTIFSKAISKEGVEIKTEALKSEEVPAVILLPEHIRRLAEMGQIYGQKPVDFLKNHTLLVNRKSKLIQNLVSLQQGLHPEKAEKLARSVYDLALLGAKLLGEGEIGDLIRRQRELLEDLSSDRT; the protein is encoded by the coding sequence ATGAGCGAAGAAGTGAAAGGAAAAATCTCGGTCGAAACCGAGAACATATTCCCAATTATTAAAAAATGGTTATATTCGGAAAAGGATATTTTTCTAAGAGAGTTGGTTTCCAACGCTTGCGACGCTATTGCGAAGCTGAAAAAAATTTCCTTAAGCGAAGAATTCGAAGGCGGAACCGATTATCGGATCGATTTGGACTTCGATCAGAAGGAGAGGACCCTTACGATCCGGGATAACGGAATCGGAATGAGCGAAGAGGAGGTGAATAAATACATCAACCAAATCGCCTTTTCGGGAGCGGAGGAATTCGTAAAACAATATCAATCCGAAGGTGACAAACCGGAGATCATCGGGCATTTCGGATTGGGTTTCTATTCCAGCTTCATGGTGTCCTCTAAGGTAAGAATTGAAACCAAGTCCTACCGAAAGGGTAGTCAAGGAGTGGTTTGGGAGAGTGAGTCCGGAACCGAATTCAGTCTTAAGGCGGGAGATAAATCCGACAGAGGAACCCGGATCACTCTGTTTATGGATTCGGATTCGGGAGAATACCTGGATGCCTGGAAACTCAAGGAGCTAGTCCGGAAATATTGCGATTTTCTTCCCGTCCCGATTTATGTTAAGGAAGAACAGGCCAATAAGCAAACCCCGCTGTGGAGCGAGCAACCGTCTTCCGTAAAGAAGGAACAATACCAGGAATTCTATAGTTATCTTTTCCCTTTCGCGGGAGAGCCGCTCTTCCATGTTCATTTAAACGTAGACTATCCTTTCCGTCTGCAGGGGATCTTGTATTTTCCTAGGCTCAAGCACGAGTTGGACGCCAATCGCATGGGTATCAAACTCTATTGCAACCATGTGTTCGTGTCGGATGAAGCTAAGGAATTGGTTCCGCAATTTCTAACGGTCCTGCAAGGAACCCTGGATATCCCGGATCTTCCTCTTAACGTATCCCGCTCGTATCTACAGAACGATCCTTTGGTAAAAAAGATTTCCGGACATATCGTGAAGAAGGTTTCGGACAAATTACAGGAAGAATTTAAGAAGAATCCGGAAGAGTTCCGTAAGAACTGGGATGAGATTTCTTTGTTCGTGAAATACGGGCTCATGACGGACGAAAAATTCTACGAGTCCGCAAAGGACCTCATATTCTTCCGTTCTTCCGACGGAGAATTGACCAAACTGGAAGATTATCTGGAACGCAATAAGGAGAAGAACGCAGGAAAAATATATTACGCTAACGAAGCGGAGCTTTCTTCCGTATATATGGATCTATTGAAATCCCAGGGCTTGGAAGCCTTGCTCGTGGATTCCAGGATCGACAATCACTTCCTACAATTCCTGGAGAGCAAGAACGCCGACTGGGTTTTTCAAAGAGTGGATTCCGAGTTAGCGGACCAAGTATTGGACAAGGAAGCTTCTCCCGATCTAGCGGATTCTCAAAACCAGACCGTGGAAGAAAAACTGAAGACCATCTTTAGCAAGGCGATTTCCAAAGAAGGAGTAGAGATCAAAACCGAGGCTCTTAAATCGGAAGAGGTTCCTGCGGTCATTCTTCTCCCGGAACATATTCGTCGTTTGGCGGAGATGGGGCAGATCTACGGCCAAAAGCCGGTTGATTTCCTAAAGAATCATACTCTTTTAGTGAATCGAAAATCCAAACTGATCCAAAATCTGGTTTCCTTGCAGCAAGGGCTTCACCCGGAGAAAGCG